A single Candidatus Thalassolituus haligoni DNA region contains:
- the rlmKL gene encoding bifunctional 23S rRNA (guanine(2069)-N(7))-methyltransferase RlmK/23S rRNA (guanine(2445)-N(2))-methyltransferase RlmL produces the protein MQNLDSSTIYHWLASCSKGIESILSNEINELGGEVERETHLGVHWKADLETAYRVCLWSRLASRILLPVHESQVSNVDQVYEETRQVDWTQVFSPSSTFRIDFHGRTDFINNTQFGAQKIKDAIVDRFRLDTGTRPNVDKNADVRIEAQLRKGKLALYYNFSGSGMHRRGYRLQPGLAPLKETLAAALLVRAGWPALAAAGKHLVDPMCGSGTLLIEAGLMAADIAPGLNRQQHGFEHWRGHDRKLWLSLVDEARLRRTAGLEAMNSRFYGFDIDARQLEAATANLSRSGLAAHIHLEHRSIDQLRVSKDVIEEGGMVICNPPYGERLSELPQLASLYQQFHDATMQMPEWKLAVFTANTDLSRVIRRPLDKQYNLVNGQIETKLLVFGAADERSSLPKMSMIRGPVEAFANRLKKNLKPVQKWAKRESVSSYRVYDQDLPEYAVAIDWYIDAAKVSGPQGTSQSGAEWLHVQEYVPPKTIEEAKAERRLLDVLAVLPEVTGIPADHIVLKRRERQSGKRQYEKRSSDGLIRHRFPTMEGRVQVWVNLKDYLDTGLFLDHRPTRLEIAKRAVAQPGMSFLNLFCYTATASVHAAEAGAVCTSVDMSRTYLGWGRENFDLNGIDTSKHEFVQADALQWLADCSQQYDLIFMDPPTFSNSKRMEGVLDIQRDHVLLIQQAVACLKPGGTLIFSTNLRKFAIEEEALSGLSIRNVSKWSVPFDYSRRPNIHHCFHIQVAE, from the coding sequence ATGCAAAATTTAGACTCATCTACCATCTATCACTGGCTGGCCAGTTGCAGTAAAGGAATTGAATCCATCTTATCCAATGAAATCAATGAGTTGGGTGGGGAGGTGGAGCGAGAAACCCATCTGGGGGTGCATTGGAAAGCAGATCTGGAGACGGCTTATCGAGTTTGTTTATGGTCTCGACTGGCTAGCCGAATACTGTTACCAGTGCATGAAAGTCAGGTTAGCAATGTCGACCAAGTATATGAAGAAACGCGCCAAGTTGATTGGACGCAAGTTTTTTCGCCGTCATCGACCTTCAGAATCGACTTCCATGGCCGAACGGATTTCATTAATAACACCCAGTTTGGTGCCCAGAAAATCAAGGACGCCATTGTTGACCGCTTTCGTCTGGATACTGGCACCCGTCCCAACGTGGATAAAAACGCTGATGTGAGGATTGAAGCTCAGCTGCGTAAAGGCAAACTGGCCTTATATTACAACTTTAGTGGTTCAGGTATGCATCGCCGTGGTTACCGTTTGCAGCCTGGCCTGGCACCGTTAAAAGAAACCCTGGCAGCAGCATTGCTGGTACGGGCCGGTTGGCCAGCTCTGGCGGCGGCAGGCAAACACTTGGTTGATCCCATGTGCGGCTCGGGCACCTTGTTGATCGAGGCCGGATTGATGGCAGCAGATATTGCGCCTGGCCTGAATCGTCAGCAGCATGGCTTTGAGCACTGGCGCGGCCACGACCGCAAGCTGTGGCTGTCACTGGTCGATGAAGCACGATTACGGCGTACTGCTGGATTGGAGGCCATGAACAGCCGTTTTTATGGATTCGATATCGATGCCAGACAGTTGGAAGCGGCGACGGCCAACCTGTCACGTTCTGGGCTGGCTGCTCATATTCATCTGGAGCATCGTTCGATTGATCAGTTACGGGTAAGCAAGGATGTGATTGAAGAAGGGGGGATGGTGATTTGTAACCCGCCTTACGGTGAACGTCTGAGTGAGTTGCCGCAACTGGCTTCTCTGTATCAGCAATTCCACGATGCCACCATGCAAATGCCGGAATGGAAACTCGCGGTATTCACCGCTAATACCGATCTTTCACGGGTTATAAGACGACCGTTAGATAAGCAATATAATTTGGTTAATGGCCAGATCGAAACCAAGCTGTTGGTGTTCGGCGCTGCCGATGAGCGCTCATCTCTCCCCAAAATGTCGATGATTCGTGGCCCGGTGGAAGCCTTTGCCAATCGCCTGAAGAAAAACCTCAAGCCGGTACAGAAATGGGCCAAACGGGAGTCGGTATCCTCCTATCGGGTGTACGATCAGGATTTGCCGGAATACGCCGTAGCCATCGACTGGTACATTGATGCTGCCAAAGTGTCCGGTCCGCAGGGTACTAGCCAGAGCGGAGCTGAATGGTTACATGTACAGGAATATGTACCACCGAAAACGATTGAGGAAGCTAAGGCCGAGCGACGGTTACTGGATGTGCTGGCGGTGCTGCCTGAAGTCACAGGTATTCCTGCTGACCATATTGTGCTCAAGCGTCGTGAACGTCAAAGTGGCAAACGGCAGTATGAAAAACGTTCCAGTGATGGCCTGATTCGGCACCGTTTTCCGACCATGGAAGGTCGAGTGCAAGTCTGGGTGAACCTGAAAGATTATCTCGATACCGGTCTGTTTCTGGATCATCGCCCGACCCGTCTGGAAATAGCCAAGCGGGCTGTAGCACAGCCAGGTATGTCGTTCCTGAACCTGTTCTGTTACACCGCGACTGCCAGTGTTCATGCTGCAGAAGCCGGTGCTGTGTGCACCAGTGTGGATATGTCGCGTACCTATCTGGGTTGGGGGCGGGAAAATTTCGATCTGAATGGCATTGATACCAGTAAACACGAATTTGTGCAGGCTGATGCGCTGCAATGGCTGGCAGACTGCTCACAACAGTATGACTTGATTTTCATGGATCCACCGACCTTCTCCAACTCCAAACGGATGGAAGGGGTGCTGGATATCCAGCGTGATCATGTGCTGTTGATTCAGCAGGCGGTTGCTTGCCTTAAGCCGGGGGGAACGTTGATCTTTTCGACCAATCTGCGCAAGTTTGCCATCGAGGAAGAAGCGTTGAGTGGGCTCAGCATCCGCAATGTCAGTAAATGGTCTGTTCCTTTTGATTATTCACGTCGTCCGAATATTCATCATTGCTTTCATATTCAGGTGGCTGAGTAG
- a CDS encoding PilT/PilU family type 4a pilus ATPase — protein MSMEAWLNILSHKDGSDLYLSTGAPPCAKFQGQLRPLSKDPLGPGDVEEIAKSLMTDAQKKEFAEEMEMNLAISNSAGRFRINIFKQRHEVSIVARNINTEIPNLDKLKLPPILKDVVLSKRGLILFVGGTGSGKSTSLAALIDHRNASAGGHIITIEDPVEFVHKHKKCIVNQREVGTDTKSFHAALKNTLRQAPDVILIGEIRDRETMEHALAFAETGHLAISTLHANNANQALERIINMFPEERRPQLLMGLGQNLRAFVSQRLIPTSDGKRCAAVEVMLGTKTIEDMIMRGDFPSIKEVMEKSENLGMQTFDAAMFNLYREGRITLDDALKNADSANNLRLRIKLAENGGSMANEEKIGTDGKPMMEFSLMEDKVLEDGDENF, from the coding sequence ATGAGTATGGAAGCCTGGCTGAATATTTTGTCCCATAAAGATGGTTCTGATTTGTACCTCAGTACCGGAGCACCGCCTTGTGCCAAATTTCAGGGGCAATTACGTCCATTGTCGAAGGATCCGCTGGGTCCCGGTGACGTTGAAGAAATAGCCAAATCGCTGATGACAGATGCACAAAAAAAAGAATTTGCCGAAGAAATGGAAATGAATCTGGCGATTTCGAACAGTGCTGGCCGATTCCGGATCAATATTTTCAAACAACGCCACGAAGTGTCGATTGTGGCGCGTAATATCAACACCGAAATTCCTAATCTCGACAAGCTGAAGCTGCCGCCTATTCTGAAAGACGTGGTGTTGTCCAAGCGTGGTCTGATCCTGTTTGTGGGTGGTACTGGTTCGGGTAAGTCGACCTCGCTGGCAGCCTTGATTGATCACCGGAATGCCAGCGCTGGTGGTCATATCATTACCATCGAAGACCCGGTGGAATTTGTCCACAAGCACAAAAAATGTATTGTTAATCAACGTGAAGTCGGCACCGATACCAAAAGTTTCCATGCCGCCCTTAAAAATACCCTGCGCCAGGCCCCGGATGTAATTTTGATTGGTGAGATTCGGGATCGGGAAACGATGGAACATGCGTTAGCCTTTGCAGAAACCGGTCACCTGGCGATTTCTACCCTGCACGCCAACAACGCCAACCAGGCGCTGGAGCGGATCATCAATATGTTTCCGGAAGAACGTCGTCCGCAGCTGTTGATGGGGCTGGGGCAGAACCTGAGGGCATTTGTGTCACAGCGGTTGATTCCTACTTCGGATGGTAAGCGCTGTGCGGCGGTAGAAGTCATGTTGGGCACCAAAACCATCGAAGATATGATTATGCGGGGCGACTTCCCGAGCATTAAAGAAGTCATGGAGAAGTCTGAAAACCTCGGGATGCAAACCTTCGATGCCGCGATGTTTAATCTCTACCGCGAAGGGCGTATTACATTGGATGACGCGTTAAAAAACGCTGATTCAGCGAATAATTTACGCTTACGGATCAAGTTGGCCGAAAACGGTGGTTCGATGGCGAATGAAGAGAAAATCGGGACGGATGGTAAGCCCATGATGGAATTCAGTTTGATGGAAGACAAGGTGCTGGAGGATGGTGACGAAAATTTCTGA
- a CDS encoding Crp/Fnr family transcriptional regulator yields the protein MVTKISDGHPPHCPGHGAGHNASASDWLERLPAGRQNRYDSGEMICRPGMTHNRVFLLNSGSARICLSAEHRELTLGCLKPGSIYVTHTRAWVETLEPTTITSWPIEQLTLLIVEAPEIAITAMREVGQMLQQATSLIEDLAFRSVESRLARYLLLEESTQQRQTIELTGQTELLASLLGTSRQTLSTLLNRMIRDGIVARPDRQHLTLLDTLRLQQLASVS from the coding sequence ATGGTGACGAAAATTTCTGATGGCCATCCACCGCATTGTCCTGGTCATGGCGCAGGGCACAATGCTTCCGCTTCAGACTGGTTGGAACGCTTGCCTGCTGGGCGGCAGAATCGCTACGACAGCGGTGAGATGATCTGCCGGCCGGGCATGACCCATAACCGGGTCTTTCTGCTGAACAGTGGCAGTGCCCGTATTTGCCTCTCGGCGGAGCATCGGGAGTTGACGCTGGGCTGTCTCAAGCCTGGCAGTATTTACGTGACACATACCCGTGCCTGGGTTGAAACGCTTGAACCCACAACCATTACCAGCTGGCCGATCGAGCAGCTCACCCTGTTGATTGTGGAGGCGCCGGAAATTGCCATTACTGCCATGCGGGAAGTGGGGCAGATGCTACAGCAGGCGACCAGTCTGATCGAAGACCTGGCATTTCGCTCGGTGGAATCACGATTGGCACGTTATCTGTTGCTGGAAGAAAGTACGCAGCAGCGCCAGACCATCGAACTGACCGGTCAAACGGAGCTGCTGGCCAGCCTGTTGGGTACATCGCGTCAGACCTTGTCGACGTTGCTAAACCGGATGATCCGCGATGGCATTGTGGCGCGTCCGGATCGTCAGCATTTAACACTACTGGATACGCTGCGGCTGCAACAGTTGGCAAGCGTGTCCTGA
- the rmf gene encoding ribosome modulation factor: MKKQKRDLQERAFSRGYRAGIERRSKDLAPPEGAMRDAWLSGWRSGRSDHWDGYTGVSGIHRMVV; encoded by the coding sequence ATGAAAAAACAGAAACGCGATCTGCAAGAACGAGCTTTTTCCCGCGGCTATCGTGCCGGTATTGAACGTCGATCCAAAGATCTGGCTCCGCCAGAAGGAGCGATGAGGGATGCCTGGTTGTCCGGTTGGCGCTCTGGTCGCTCAGATCACTGGGATGGTTATACAGGCGTTTCTGGTATTCATCGTATGGTCGTTTGA
- the cowN gene encoding N(2)-fixation sustaining protein CowN encodes MNIRASDTTPTATDKIDRDPLDRYVSFCGIDCDGNANRLLAMLENHLATGDGDTRWQTYFQQKREQQAAMNQDNLYFIGAQMNSLYSYLESCDDDAALALLWQLEQECC; translated from the coding sequence ATGAATATCCGCGCATCCGATACTACGCCCACCGCCACTGATAAGATCGATCGGGATCCTCTTGATCGTTATGTGAGTTTCTGCGGCATTGATTGCGATGGCAATGCCAATCGGCTGCTGGCCATGCTGGAAAACCATTTGGCCACGGGCGATGGTGATACGCGCTGGCAGACCTACTTCCAGCAAAAGCGCGAACAGCAGGCCGCGATGAATCAGGATAATTTGTATTTTATTGGTGCGCAGATGAACAGCTTGTACAGTTACCTTGAAAGCTGTGACGACGACGCGGCGCTGGCATTGTTGTGGCAGCTGGAACAGGAGTGTTGTTAA
- a CDS encoding antibiotic biosynthesis monooxygenase, with amino-acid sequence MYIAMNRFRIKPGCEQDFIDIWKNRETFLEEVPGFTSFNLLKGPTTTEQVLFASHSVWESQQAFEDWTKSEAFRKAHANAGGTRKDIYIGPPQLECFEVVL; translated from the coding sequence ATGTACATCGCCATGAACCGCTTTCGTATCAAACCCGGTTGTGAGCAGGATTTTATCGATATTTGGAAAAACCGCGAAACCTTCCTTGAAGAAGTACCCGGTTTTACTTCTTTTAACTTGCTGAAGGGTCCAACCACGACAGAGCAGGTCTTGTTTGCTTCCCATTCGGTGTGGGAATCCCAGCAGGCATTTGAAGACTGGACCAAGTCTGAAGCTTTCCGCAAGGCACACGCCAATGCCGGAGGCACACGTAAGGATATCTATATAGGGCCACCGCAGCTGGAGTGTTTTGAGGTGGTGCTATAA
- a CDS encoding 2Fe-2S iron-sulfur cluster-binding protein, protein MPEVCYQGRIFQLREDETILAGLLRQGVELEYSCRAGVCNACIIRATAFDPDLERLKTGTLAPNLVASGHFLPCKTRLKGSIELLDPAPGLADNPVYARTTVTGLVVGKRWLTDDIVQLHVQPSVDVIYKAGQFVWLYHSDGQARPYSLACSPQRRQPLEFHIRRHDQGHVSRWITDELTAGTDIALSLADGDCCLEDGMNTVVMVAFGAGLAPMAGISQQILDGGEAAVGGHLLHVAHGKNGLYGESDSWDLAGEIQASASMQYTGLESRSELFTSLASLNSRYCDAYWFLCGSPDAVYQSRDELLRLGIPEGRMRFDPFESQPLVALPENDECQPDYPDPQPELWAWLNEDNRLATIVADFYLQIFADPILSPYFENITRRRSREKVFSFYQRVFSGEPSFFGDRPDHAHHWMVHSDDIFDYQLLLMEQTLKNHEMPGLLITIWMSYEEYFRRDIIKTRPEGY, encoded by the coding sequence ATGCCAGAGGTTTGTTATCAGGGGCGCATTTTTCAATTACGAGAGGATGAAACCATTCTGGCGGGCCTGCTGCGTCAGGGGGTTGAACTCGAATATTCTTGCCGGGCAGGTGTCTGTAACGCCTGCATCATCAGGGCAACGGCATTTGACCCGGATCTGGAACGGCTAAAAACCGGAACACTGGCACCTAACCTGGTGGCGAGCGGGCATTTTCTACCTTGTAAAACACGGCTCAAGGGTTCCATCGAACTGCTTGATCCTGCTCCTGGACTGGCTGATAACCCTGTTTATGCAAGGACGACGGTGACCGGACTGGTGGTTGGCAAGCGCTGGTTGACCGATGACATTGTACAGTTACATGTTCAGCCATCGGTTGATGTGATTTATAAGGCCGGGCAGTTTGTCTGGCTCTACCACTCAGATGGCCAGGCACGTCCTTATTCGCTGGCTTGCTCTCCGCAACGCCGACAGCCGTTGGAGTTTCATATTCGTCGTCATGATCAGGGCCATGTCAGCCGCTGGATTACGGACGAGTTGACGGCGGGTACGGACATTGCTCTCAGTCTGGCGGATGGTGACTGTTGCCTTGAAGACGGTATGAATACGGTGGTGATGGTGGCTTTTGGTGCCGGATTGGCACCAATGGCTGGTATTAGCCAGCAAATACTGGATGGTGGTGAAGCGGCTGTGGGTGGACACCTGCTCCATGTCGCCCACGGTAAGAATGGCTTGTATGGCGAATCGGACAGTTGGGATCTGGCGGGTGAGATACAAGCAAGTGCCTCAATGCAATACACCGGTCTTGAAAGTCGCAGTGAACTGTTTACATCACTGGCGTCGTTGAACAGCCGTTATTGCGATGCCTACTGGTTTTTATGTGGTAGCCCGGACGCGGTGTATCAGAGTCGCGATGAGTTATTACGGCTGGGGATTCCGGAAGGCCGTATGCGGTTTGATCCGTTTGAAAGCCAACCGCTGGTGGCTTTGCCAGAGAATGACGAGTGTCAGCCTGATTACCCTGACCCTCAACCAGAGCTTTGGGCCTGGCTCAATGAAGATAATCGCCTTGCCACCATCGTGGCAGACTTCTACTTGCAGATTTTTGCTGATCCGATTTTGTCCCCTTATTTTGAAAACATCACCCGGCGTCGTTCCAGGGAAAAGGTTTTCAGCTTCTATCAGCGCGTGTTTAGTGGTGAGCCGAGTTTTTTTGGAGACAGGCCTGACCATGCCCATCACTGGATGGTTCATAGCGACGATATTTTTGATTATCAACTGCTGTTGATGGAACAAACCCTGAAAAATCATGAGATGCCCGGCTTGCTGATCACCATCTGGATGAGCTACGAAGAGTACTTTCGCCGCGATATTATCAAAACCCGGCCGGAAGGGTATTGA
- a CDS encoding DNA alkylation repair protein, whose amino-acid sequence MAEPLKNRYGLEVADVLAQQITAVWPDFDSRAFMKQVSVGYEGLDLMARGQQIADVLQQYLPADYGEAIAILMQSVGVPLQDARSFSMSAFYYLPHTCFVASYGLQHFDESMAAQYQLTRRFTAEFSIRTFLQQRPAETLVCLRRWCEDPDYHVRRLVSEGTRPRLPWARRLPEFQRDPTPVLALLEELKDDPELYVRRSVANNLNDIGKDHPELLVDVCRRWMVDASAERRWVVRHALRSAVKRCDVAALAVLGFDSEQTVRVEQTRVQPGVVPMGGDVELQATLTLPKSAREPLRLMVDFRVHYVKASGRTSAKVFKLKQLTLVPGQIVTLSKKLSLTDKSTRRHYPGVHGIELLVNGKAWPLGEFELHLT is encoded by the coding sequence GTGGCTGAACCGCTAAAAAATCGTTATGGGCTGGAGGTAGCCGATGTATTGGCGCAACAGATCACCGCTGTCTGGCCCGACTTTGACTCCCGTGCTTTTATGAAACAGGTGTCAGTGGGCTATGAAGGACTCGATCTGATGGCCAGAGGCCAGCAGATCGCCGATGTATTGCAACAGTATCTGCCAGCGGATTATGGTGAGGCGATTGCCATTTTGATGCAATCTGTGGGTGTACCATTGCAAGACGCCCGCAGCTTTTCGATGTCAGCTTTCTATTACCTGCCGCATACCTGCTTTGTCGCATCGTACGGGCTGCAACATTTTGACGAGTCAATGGCCGCCCAGTACCAACTGACTCGGCGTTTTACCGCCGAATTCAGTATCCGTACCTTTCTTCAGCAACGACCGGCTGAGACGCTGGTCTGCTTGCGACGCTGGTGCGAAGACCCGGATTACCATGTACGACGGCTGGTATCGGAAGGAACGCGACCGCGTTTGCCATGGGCGCGACGGTTGCCCGAATTTCAGCGCGATCCAACGCCGGTACTGGCGTTACTGGAAGAGCTTAAAGACGACCCGGAGCTTTATGTACGGCGCTCGGTTGCCAATAACCTCAATGATATTGGCAAGGATCACCCGGAATTGCTGGTGGACGTCTGTCGTCGCTGGATGGTGGATGCATCCGCAGAGCGTCGCTGGGTGGTACGTCATGCGTTACGTTCAGCGGTTAAACGCTGCGATGTCGCTGCTCTGGCGGTACTCGGGTTTGACAGTGAGCAAACCGTACGGGTGGAGCAGACTCGTGTTCAACCGGGGGTTGTGCCGATGGGTGGGGACGTGGAATTGCAGGCAACGCTGACATTACCGAAATCCGCCCGTGAACCGCTGCGGCTGATGGTGGATTTTCGGGTGCACTATGTCAAAGCCAGTGGCCGTACCTCGGCCAAGGTGTTCAAGCTGAAACAGCTGACGCTGGTGCCAGGCCAAATCGTGACGCTCAGCAAAAAACTGTCGCTAACGGACAAGAGTACCCGTCGCCATTATCCGGGTGTGCATGGTATTGAACTGCTGGTTAATGGTAAAGCCTGGCCATTGGGGGAATTTGAGCTGCATCTCACGTAA
- the pgm gene encoding phosphoglucomutase (alpha-D-glucose-1,6-bisphosphate-dependent): MAIHPDAGKVAPRASLVNVPALMAAYYRQQPDIVNNPEQKVAFGTSGHRGSAFNTTFNENHIAAVCQAIAEYRAEAGVKGPLYLGKDTHALSEAAFGTAMEVLVANDVRVRIQDGDGYTPTPVISHAILTHNQDADADDMADGIVITPSHNPPEDGGIKYNPAMGGPADTDITSWIANRANELLANDLDEVEWIPAEDANESNLVEDFDYISHYVSDLGNVVDMAAIAKAGIRIGVDPMGGSGLHFWKPIAEKYKLDITVVNDAIDPTFSFMSLDKDGRIRMDCSSPYAMTNLLAMKDQFDISVGNDPDYDRHGIVCPSSGLMNPNAYLAVAIEYLATHRPDWPQNVKFGKTLVSSAMIDRVVNGLGRELCEVPVGFKWYVEGMFKGDMAFGGEESAGASFLRKDGSVWTTDKDGIIMALLAAEILAVTGKDPQQLYEEQVARYGRPYYKRIDVPCAAEQKAVLSSLSADAVQGDTLAGDAITRILTTAPGNGAPIGGLKVETANGWFAARPSGTENVYKIYLESFVSEAHIDLLEADAKALVDSVLG; the protein is encoded by the coding sequence ATGGCTATTCACCCGGATGCCGGAAAAGTCGCGCCACGCGCCAGCCTGGTTAACGTACCTGCCCTGATGGCAGCTTACTACCGCCAGCAACCAGACATCGTGAATAACCCGGAGCAAAAGGTTGCCTTTGGGACTTCTGGCCATCGTGGTTCCGCGTTTAACACCACGTTTAACGAAAACCATATTGCTGCCGTGTGTCAGGCTATTGCCGAATATCGGGCCGAAGCCGGTGTTAAAGGTCCCCTGTATCTGGGTAAAGACACTCATGCGCTCTCGGAAGCAGCCTTTGGTACAGCGATGGAAGTTCTGGTCGCCAACGATGTGCGCGTTCGTATTCAGGATGGCGATGGCTACACCCCGACACCGGTGATTTCACACGCCATCCTGACCCATAACCAGGATGCCGATGCCGACGATATGGCCGACGGCATCGTCATAACGCCCTCCCATAATCCTCCAGAAGACGGTGGCATCAAATACAACCCGGCCATGGGTGGCCCAGCCGATACCGATATCACCAGCTGGATTGCCAACCGCGCCAACGAGTTGTTAGCCAATGATCTGGACGAGGTTGAGTGGATACCGGCAGAAGATGCCAACGAAAGTAACCTGGTGGAAGACTTCGACTATATCAGCCACTACGTCAGCGACCTCGGCAACGTGGTGGATATGGCCGCAATTGCCAAGGCCGGTATCCGGATTGGGGTTGACCCCATGGGCGGCTCTGGTCTGCACTTCTGGAAGCCAATTGCGGAAAAATACAAGCTCGACATCACGGTCGTCAACGATGCCATTGACCCGACCTTCAGCTTTATGTCGCTGGACAAGGACGGCCGCATTCGTATGGACTGCTCCTCGCCGTACGCCATGACCAACCTGCTGGCCATGAAAGACCAGTTTGATATCTCTGTGGGTAACGACCCGGATTACGACCGTCACGGTATCGTCTGCCCCTCTTCTGGCCTGATGAATCCGAACGCCTACCTGGCCGTTGCCATTGAATATCTGGCCACTCACCGACCGGACTGGCCGCAGAATGTGAAATTCGGCAAGACGCTGGTGTCTTCCGCCATGATCGACCGGGTGGTCAATGGCCTCGGGCGTGAGCTGTGTGAAGTACCCGTCGGTTTCAAATGGTATGTGGAAGGCATGTTCAAGGGTGACATGGCCTTTGGCGGTGAAGAAAGCGCCGGGGCTTCGTTCTTGCGTAAGGATGGCAGCGTCTGGACGACCGACAAGGATGGCATCATCATGGCGCTGCTGGCGGCTGAAATCCTGGCCGTTACAGGGAAAGACCCGCAACAACTGTACGAAGAGCAAGTCGCCCGTTACGGCCGTCCCTACTACAAGCGTATCGATGTTCCCTGTGCCGCTGAGCAAAAAGCCGTATTGTCTTCACTGAGTGCGGACGCCGTTCAGGGCGATACTCTGGCAGGCGATGCCATCACCCGTATTCTCACCACGGCACCGGGTAACGGTGCTCCGATTGGTGGCCTCAAGGTAGAAACAGCCAACGGCTGGTTCGCGGCCCGCCCTTCCGGCACCGAGAATGTCTACAAAATCTATCTGGAAAGCTTTGTCTCTGAAGCCCATATCGATCTGCTGGAAGCCGATGCCAAAGCATTGGTCGATTCCGTTCTTGGCTAG
- a CDS encoding ammonium transporter, translating into MNGVNSAVETLMSGTNTLFILLGAIMVLLMHGGFAFLEVGTVRHKNQVNALVKILTDFGISTLAYFFIGYQIAYGNHFFASADTLAVNNGYELVKFFFLLTFAAAIPAIISGGIAERAKFYPFLIGSGLTVAFVYPVFEGMIWNGNYGFQDWLESQFGAAFHDFAGSVVVHGVGGWIAFAAVYLLGSRNGRYRNGRVVAFAPSNIPFLALGAWILTVGWFGFNVMSAQTIDGISGLVAVNSLMAMVGGTLVAMVVGKNDPGFIHNGPLAGLVAVCAGSDIMHPIGSLLVGGVAGALFVFVFTLAQNRFSKFDDVLGVWPLHGLCGLWGGIAAGVFGAESLGGLGGVSFTAQVIGSLAGVLVAVGGGFIVYGLVKVVAGLRLTEEEEFNGADLSIHKIGSTSDDG; encoded by the coding sequence TTGAACGGTGTTAACAGTGCCGTAGAAACACTGATGTCTGGTACCAATACGCTGTTTATTTTGCTGGGTGCCATTATGGTGCTGTTAATGCATGGGGGTTTTGCTTTTCTCGAAGTCGGGACGGTTCGTCATAAAAACCAGGTAAATGCCCTGGTTAAAATTCTTACCGATTTTGGTATCTCGACGCTGGCATATTTTTTTATCGGTTATCAAATTGCTTACGGTAATCACTTCTTTGCCAGCGCAGATACCCTGGCAGTCAATAATGGCTATGAGTTGGTCAAGTTTTTCTTTCTGCTGACCTTTGCTGCGGCTATTCCTGCCATTATCTCGGGTGGCATTGCCGAGCGTGCCAAATTTTATCCGTTCCTGATTGGGTCTGGCTTGACCGTGGCATTTGTCTATCCCGTGTTTGAAGGGATGATCTGGAATGGCAATTATGGCTTTCAAGACTGGCTGGAGAGTCAGTTTGGTGCCGCGTTTCATGATTTTGCCGGTTCTGTCGTTGTGCATGGTGTGGGAGGCTGGATTGCCTTTGCTGCGGTTTACTTGTTGGGTTCGCGTAATGGACGTTACCGCAATGGTCGTGTCGTGGCGTTTGCGCCATCCAACATTCCTTTTTTGGCATTGGGCGCCTGGATTCTGACTGTGGGTTGGTTCGGTTTTAATGTGATGTCAGCCCAGACGATTGACGGTATTTCCGGTTTGGTGGCCGTGAACAGTCTGATGGCGATGGTTGGCGGTACCCTGGTGGCCATGGTCGTCGGTAAAAATGACCCTGGCTTTATTCACAATGGCCCGCTGGCGGGGTTGGTGGCGGTATGTGCTGGCTCGGATATTATGCACCCGATCGGCTCGTTATTGGTTGGTGGGGTTGCCGGGGCATTGTTTGTCTTTGTGTTTACTCTGGCCCAGAACCGTTTCAGCAAGTTTGATGATGTCCTTGGTGTATGGCCCTTACATGGTCTGTGTGGTTTGTGGGGTGGTATTGCGGCGGGTGTTTTCGGGGCGGAATCGCTGGGTGGATTGGGAGGCGTCAGTTTTACTGCCCAGGTTATTGGTTCGCTGGCTGGCGTTCTGGTGGCGGTTGGCGGCGGCTTTATTGTATATGGTCTGGTTAAGGTTGTGGCAGGTCTGCGGCTGACCGAAGAAGAAGAGTTTAATGGTGCGGATTTGTCGATTCACAAAATCGGCTCTACCAGCGACGATGGATGA